The Rugosibacter aromaticivorans region GAGTAAGGTGCTTTTACCTGCGCCGTTGTGGCCAATAATGCCAAGCCGATCACCCGCTTTAATTTCAAAAGAAACATCCTTAACCGCCCAAAAGTCAGAATAGGCAGTTTGCCCATTTCGCTTGAAAAAATTAGCAAAATAGTCTTTTAATGATGGCGACCGGTCATGGTAGATACGGAACTTGATTGACAGGTTTTCAACGCGGATGCTTGACATGTCTGCTCACAGTCTGAAAACGATTTTTTTCTGTTGGCGGAGAAAAACAAATAAGCCAATTGCCATAGCAGAAAAGGAAATCACGGTCGCTTGCAAAATGATGCCAATGCCCGGCAAGACGGCTTGAGAAAGCGGCGCTCGAAAGAGCTCAATAAACGGTACGACCGGGTTCAAGCCAACCAGCCAGCCGACTTTACCCGCTAACGCATTATGCTTGTACAGGATGGGTGTTAAAAAGAACAGGCCTTGCATAGCGATGAGGATAACGTGCTGAAGATCACGGAAGAAGACTGTGGCGATGGACATGATCAAACCTATCCCCAAAGCGAAAAAAAACAATAGCAGAAAGGCTACAGGTATGAATAATACCGCCCAGGACAGCGAGCCACCGATGGTGAGAATGATGACAAATAGCGCCAGAAATGAAAGCCCACTGTCTATCAACAGCGCAAAAGCAATGCTGAGTGGGAAAATCGCCTTGGGCAGGTAGATTTTCTTGATCAGCCCTTCGTTATTAATGAAGGATGTGCCGGATTGGGTGACCACCGAACTAAAAAAATTCCAGGGGATCATCCCGGCGAAAAGAAAAACTGCAAAGGTTTTCAAGTCCGCCTTGAATAACGTGGCAAACACCAAGGCCATGACAGACATCATCAACAATGGGTTGATAAGTGTCCATAAGTAGCCTAGAGCAGTACGCCGGTAACGCAATATCAATTGCTGGGAAACCAGTTGCGACAGCACATTGCGGCTGCCATATAACTCAAATAGAAATGTGCTGACTTTGGTATTCGTATTCATTACAGCACATTTAATTGACAGCAATTAACGCTCAAAAAAGAAACCATGCTCATTATCAAACACTTTGGGTCAATGACGAAAACTTCGCAAATATTAGTGGGAATGCACTTCATTGGCTTATTAGCGTTGAATTAATAGTTAGTAGTGGATGTACAGGAGTGAGAATATCGCGCTGTATGAGCTCACCAATCACCTGCTGCACGCAAGCATCCAATTTTTCTGTACCACTATTTACGATGATCTCGGGGGTTTCTGGTGCTTCGTAAGGTGCGGAGACGCCAGTAAACTCGGCAATCTCACCAGCACGGGCTTTTTTGTAGAGCCCTTTTATATCACGTGTTTCGCAAATCTCGATGGGAGTATTGCAATAGATTTCGATGAAGTCGCCCGTTTTAACCATGCCGCGCACGCGCTCGCGGTCGGCACGGCAGGGCGAGATAAAGGCGGTGAGCACAATTACCCCTGTTTCCATAAAGAGCTTGGCCATTTCGCCGATGCGTCGAATGTTTTCTTGCCGGTCTTGCGCTGAAAAACCCAAGTCACCACACAAGCCGTGGCGCACGTTGTCTCCATCCAGCACAAAAGTTCTGCAACCGCACTGGTGCAGCGATTCTTCTACCGCATGGGCTAGCGTTGATTTGCCCGACCCGGATAACCCCGTAAACCAGATGATCGCCCCGCGGTGCCCGTTTTGCGCCTCACGCCGCGCACGGGTGACGGTGGCGTGGTGCCAAACGATGTTGGTGGCGACGGGTTGGGGCTTTAGATCAGGGGGCATAGTGGAGAGATGGCTCGCAGGGGTATTCGAACTGCTTTAGTCGATCTCGCGGGGCGTCGTAAATTTGGTGGCACTTGCTGAGGTTTTAAGGCTGATGGCGAATTGTAATATCGCTGCTCATGCTGGTTTAACGCCATAGGTATCGGCACAGAAAGTGAGTAAGCGTTGGTAATGGTCAAATAATTCAGGCGTCGCTCGAAGCATTTCCAAAAAGAATTTTGCGAGCCGCTCGGCGTCTTCTTCGTATTCGTGATTAATGGCGTTTCTGATTTCGCGGATGAGTTTCCAGCGTTCGGCTGTTTCGATTATCCCCAGTTTTTCCATGAAAGCGAGAACAGCACCGAAGCGTTCCGCTTCAATTTCTTCTTCAATGGCAATCGCTCGCATTGTTTTACCCAAGTGCTCTTGAAATTCGCTGAAGCGAACACGGAAGGCTGCAAGGATTTCGTGTTGCTCGGGACTTAAATCCTGCCAGTTTGTGCTTGGCAAAATCTGGCGAGCTCGTTGTGCCGAGTATTCCAGGTATTTGTGCATTTGTTGCAAATGCGTCAGTTGTTTTGCCAGCAGGCGCAAATGCTCTGTCATAACCTAACCCCCTGCGTTTTTGCCAGGTTGTAAATGGGTTTGTCTTTGCCAGGTTCTTTTACGACCAGATCGACGGATAAATCCAGACTGTCTTCAAGCGCGATTTTGCAACGCAATTCAGTCATTAACGTCGCTGGGTGTGTGGCTTCGATATACAGGTCGACATCGCCACCGCGCTTTGCATCATCCACGCGTGATCCAAAAAGCCAAACCAAGGCATTTTCACCAAAACTTTGGCTAGTCGCTTTGCGGATTGTGTCTATTTGGGCTTTGGTTAGTCGCATTGGTTTAATTTTAGCGGGCTTGGGTGATGAGTGGGGAGTTCATTGTCTAAATGCAAAATGTTGCGGTAGTGGGTCCAGCTCAATTCGGTACGCACTGCGTTCCAAATCGGAAAGCCCTGAAAAAATGCCCTCATGTGACGCTGATTTCTCTCGTCAAAACTTTTGCCACATTCGGCCGTTAGCGATTGCCAGCTTGGGGGGGGTAGGATAGTGCCATACGTGGCTCTATCTTTGCCTTGCTGCTCAAATTCCACAATATGCCGGCCAATTTCCCAGCAGGTGCGGACTTGTATGGCATCCACGGCCCGCAGCGCTTGTTTGCGGGCGGATTCAGGCATTTTAGGAGGCATGGTTATTTGTCAATCTTTTGTACTTGCCAGTGGCCGCCTTTGTTCGGACCAACTCTAATCAGCCACCCTTCGCGTTTAAGCTTAGCGATTTGCTTTTCAATAGCGCGTGGCGTCACCCCAAACAGTTGAGCCAGTTCTTTTGCCGTCACATGCGGCTTGCGGGCTATCAGGTCAAGAATTTCTACCGAACTTTCTACCGAACTTTCTACCGAACTTTCTATCGAACTTTCTACCGAACTTTCTATCGCAACTGCTGCCAATCCGCCTTTTTGTTGCGGCTCGCCATGGCTGCCAATCTGCTTGAAAGTTAGGTCTACGCCAGCACCTATTTCCCTGATTTCCAGGCTTACCTCTGGGTAGTCTCGCAGCGCTTTACGTATACGAATGAAGCCGCTGCCATATTTTTCGATATTGTTGGTCAGGTAAAAGGCTTCGGCTATCAATTTGTTGCGCAGGCTTGATTTGTAGTTATCGGTTTGAATGTCGGCTACGCTGATGCCGCCGTAAAAGATGCCGGGGCTAAAGACGGTAATGCTATCGTCAAAAATCTTGATCTGGATATCGTTGGGGTTGGTGTAACTGCGATGAACCACGGCATTGAGCAGTGCTTCGCGCAGGGCAGGCAATGGCTAACCCACATCAACATGCTCAGTTAAGACTGCCTGCACAGATTTAACATCTGGGGGTGATAAATGTCCGATAGCCTTCAAAACCAGGTTTTTAGTTGGGGGGCTGAGCCGAAACCAATCTCCAATGTTGTTTGATCATGAGGCGGCGCATAATGCTTACCTTCCTGAAATCAATTGCGCGCTGATCCGTTCGAAAAGCGCGGCATAACCGGGAAGACGCGCAAGGATGTTGTTAAACGTTTCTGTATCGTAAATATGGCTGAGGCGATTTCTGTCGTCCACTGCCGCAAGTAGCAGCAAGTAATCGTCCTCCGACGCATATCCCGCCAGGTAGTATGCTTTGATAATCTTTTTTGGGGATGCTTCATCCATCCCTTCTTTTTCTTTGAGGAAGAATTTGATCGCCTTCCAGCACAATTCAGTGGTGTATTCAAACTTTTGCGCGCGACCATTTTGCATGCCATCCACGAGTCGCTCGTCCCCAAGTTTTTGTTTGAGCTCTGCCAACCCCAGTCGTGCGAGAAATGTAAAAGTATTCGTTGCCTCTTGAAATGTTTTGATTCTTATATCCATGGCATTGCCTCCTGTTTCACACGTTCGGTAAAATGACCCATCATCTGTTGTGTGGTAATAATATCCACTTTGAAAGGAACAAAAGATTCGTCAAGCTGATCGGTCATTTCGGCAATCACTTTAGGGGGAATATCGCCATCAATCCATAAGTCGTAGTCTGAGTTCCATCGGTTATCACGGCGTGAACGCGACCCATAAAGATATACCCGGGACTGCGACGGTAAACGCTCTTTGAGCAGCTTGCGGATATATGCTTCAGATTGATTGATGAGTTCTTGTCGGTTCATGGTAATCACACGGTGGTTCATATTTTTCGTTTTTTATTGGCAGATGCACGGTTTGTTGTTTCTCCGATGACCTGCTGCGCACGCGTTCACGGTAGGCGCGGTAAGGTGAGAAGAAGGCGGTGAACACGATCACCCCCGCCTCCATGAAAAGTTTAGCCACTTCGCCGATGCGCCGTATGTTTTCCCGGCGGTCTTTAGCTGAAAAACCCAGGTCGCCACAGAGTCCGTGGCGCACATTGTCGCCATCCAGGACAGAAGTTGTACAGCCGCGCTGACGTAGAGATTCTTCAACAGCATGCGCCAGCGTAGATTTGCCAGATCCGGACAATCCGGTAAGCCAGATGATTGCACCGCGGTGGCCGTTTTGCGCTTCACGCCGCATACGGGTAACGGTGGCGTGGTGCCAGACGACGTTGGTTGATGTCGGTGGGAGTAAAGAGAGCGAAGCGAGGAACCGGTGATGGGTCTTGTCGCTCATTTTGAGGCCTGTTCTGGCAGAGTCAGCTCCTCAGGCAAGCTTTCTTTTTTATGTCCCATTCGTATCATTGCATCCTGGCGCACACGATTGAATGTTTCCATCAGCATCAAGCTGTATTCTTTTGCCAGCGCCAAATCCTCGGCAAATTTCGCAGGGTCGCTCATGTATTCATGCACCAGGCGGTTGCGCAGATTGCGCATTTCAAGCCAACGCTCGGTGCTGGCAAGCACGCCTAACCGCTCAGCGCGATTGAGTGTTTCGATTTGACTGCCGGGCACTTCAGCGAGCGCAAGCAGCCAGCGTGGAAATAATTTATCCGCCATCGTATCTTGCATTCTGCCAAATCGGGACACGAAGGCTTCCAGCTGCTCGGCACAGCCAGGGTTTTGATCCAGTCTGGTTATCCACTTGACATCAATCGTTTGTCTGAACAGGCTGCCCCAACTATAGGACAGATGCTTTGCTTCTTTCGCAACAATCTCTAATGTCTGCAGAAAACGTGCTGCTGGCAAACTCAAGGTCGGATTCATAATCTTATTCCAGTCAGGGATGCTTGCTCGTGTATCGATTGCCGGGGGGTTGAAGGGTCAAGCACCAGCACATCAATAGGCTGGTCGCCGATGCGTAATTGAAGCCTGGCGATCAGTTGCATCGTTTTACGTTCAACCTCTGCCGTGATAGACGGCAGCTCAACGAGCAGATCAATATCGCCGCCCCGTGCGGCATCGTTCACCCTTGATCCGAAAAGTTTTACCTCGGCATCGACACCAAAAATCTCTTGGACAGTATCCCGGATAATTTGCTGTGTTTTTTGAGAGAGTCGCATCGTTTAGTTATTCGCCAAGCGAAGATCGCACTGTGCAATGTCCGCAAGGGTGTCTTGTCCAGTTAAAGCAACAAACTGCTTGAGCCGGTCGCGCGGTGCATTGTCGCGGTGCATTGTAATGGGTCCAACTCAATTCGTGACGCAGCACGTCACGAATTGGAAACACCAGGTAAAAAAAGTCGCATACAGCGCAAGTTGGAGGCATCAAACCCCCGTCCGAACTCGGCAGTTAGCGGCCAACGGGGATAAATTGGGCACCATACGCAGCCCTATTCTGGCCTTGCTGCTCGAATTCCACAATATGTGCCGTCTGATTTCCCAGTAAGTGGGCACCTGTATGGAATCCACTGGAGAGTGGGTTTAGAGGACATCGGCAAACCCTTTTCTGGTTTTTTGAAACCAGGCGTAGCCTGCCCAGGCAATGGTGGCGGCAGCCAAGGTGTAGATTCCCAATCCGATCCAGTTCGGCAAATGCCCCCAGATCAAGACTTCTCTCGCTTGCTCGATGATGAAGGTCAGCGGGTTGGCCATGATGAACGGGCGGAATCTTTCCGGCACGGCGGTTACCGGGTAAAAGACGGGGGAAAGGAACGTCAATACGGTGGTAATGATCCCGATGGTTTGTCCAACGTCGCGCATAAATACGCCTAGAGATGCCAGCATCCAGGCAAGACCCATGGTGAGGATGACGAGCGGCAGCAGTACCAAGGGGGTAAAAACCGCAGTCCAGTGCAAATAGCCGTTAAAGAGGGCAAAGGCAGCCAGCAGTACGCCAAGGCTGACAAGGCTGTGGAAGAGCGCTGCCCCCATGGCAATGACGGGCAGTATTTCAAGCGGAAACACCACTTTTTTGACGTAATTGATGTTGGAAAGAATCAGGCTGGGGGCGCGGTTGAGCACCTCGCTAAACAGGCTCAGCACGATCATGCCGACAAACAGCACCACGGCGAATTGTGTTTTGCTGTCGTCACCACCCACGCCACCCCAACGGGATTTGAATATCTCGGAAAAGACAAAGGTATACACCACCAGCATGAATACTGGGTTGAGGAAAGACCAGGCCAGCCCCATGCTTGAGCCTTTGTAGCGGCCGACCACTTCGCGCTTGGTCATTTGCACGATGAGCTGGCGGTTGCGCCAGAGGCTTTTGCCCAGTGCCGCGAGGGATATGGGCTGGGCAGCGTGGGGGTTGGTTCCGGCCTGGTTAGTGGTTAGCGGAGAATGGGAAGTGGAGGTCATGCGAAGTGCTCTGCTTCTGCCAATGGTTTGGCTTGTTGATCTTTTGCGGACAGGATGGGTGCGCCCAGGAGTGGCCATTGGATATTGATCGCCGGGTCGTTCCAGATGATGCTGCGCTCGAATTCCGGCGCCCAGTAGTCGGTGGTTTTGTAGAGAAACTCTGCGGTTTCCGATAGCACCACAAAACCATGGGCAAAGCCTTCCGGCACCCAAAACATGCGTTTGTTTTCGGCGGAAAGTTCCATACCAACGTGCTGCCCGAAGGTGGGGGAGGATTTGCGTATATCCACGGCTACATCAAAGACAGCGCCCTGCACTACGCGCATCAGCTTGCCTTGGGGTTGTTGAATTTGGTAGTGCAAGCCACGCAACACATTTTTGACTGAGCGGCTGTGGTTGTCTTGCACGAAATCGACGTCGCGCCCGGTAATCTCGGCGAATTGGCGGCGGTTGAAACTTTCAAAAAAGAAGCCGCGATCATCACCAAACACTTTGGGTTCGATGAGGAGGACTTCGGGGATAGTGGTGGGGGTGCAGTGCATTGAGGGAGGTGGTAAGTGGTGAGTGGGGGAATTGCTGACTAAATGGTGCTGGCAACATCAAGGTATTCAGTTAAGACGGCCTGCACTGACTGTACATCTTGAGGTAATAAATGTCCTACAGTTTTCAAAATCAGGTGGTTATCTAAAGTAAACAGTTTTAACCGAACACGGCATGGCACTTTAAGTCCGGCTTCTTGCCAGTGGTTTATTACAACATCACTAGGCCAAACCGTTTTAGTGGCAGTGGTGATCATGGCTAATACCATATGATCGTGATTTAGATTAAAACGGTCATTCGATATTACCAAGGCCGGGCGTCGCTTGGATGCTTCACGATCAGTGAATGGAAAAGGAACGGCAACGACATCAAATGCATTAAAGGTCACGCCAGGCTTCCTCATCCTGAGGGGAATTCCATTCCGACAGTGTTTCTTGCAGTGCAGCCAGCTCGGTATCAACGCTTGACTCAATACGCTTGATGGTGATCCGGTTGTTGCTATCTAATTCAAAAGCCAGCATATCGCCTTCCCTAATGTGTGCCGCTTCTCTGATTCTTCTGGGGATGGTTGCCTGGCCTTTAGCTGTCACGCGGGCAAATTCCATAGCATTCTCCATTAATGACTACAAGTAGGAATTTACTACTTTACT contains the following coding sequences:
- a CDS encoding ABC transporter permease, whose amino-acid sequence is MTSTSHSPLTTNQAGTNPHAAQPISLAALGKSLWRNRQLIVQMTKREVVGRYKGSSMGLAWSFLNPVFMLVVYTFVFSEIFKSRWGGVGGDDSKTQFAVVLFVGMIVLSLFSEVLNRAPSLILSNINYVKKVVFPLEILPVIAMGAALFHSLVSLGVLLAAFALFNGYLHWTAVFTPLVLLPLVILTMGLAWMLASLGVFMRDVGQTIGIITTVLTFLSPVFYPVTAVPERFRPFIMANPLTFIIEQAREVLIWGHLPNWIGLGIYTLAAATIAWAGYAWFQKTRKGFADVL
- a CDS encoding type II toxin-antitoxin system PemK/MazF family toxin — translated: MTFNAFDVVAVPFPFTDREASKRRPALVISNDRFNLNHDHMVLAMITTATKTVWPSDVVINHWQEAGLKVPCRVRLKLFTLDNHLILKTVGHLLPQDVQSVQAVLTEYLDVASTI
- a CDS encoding nucleotidyltransferase family protein, with the translated sequence MNRQELINQSEAYIRKLLKERLPSQSRVYLYGSRSRRDNRWNSDYDLWIDGDIPPKVIAEMTDQLDESFVPFKVDIITTQQMMGHFTERVKQEAMPWI
- a CDS encoding DUF1016 N-terminal domain-containing protein produces the protein MPPKMPESARKQALRAVDAIQVRTCWEIGRHIVEFEQQGKDRATYGTILPPPSWQSLTAECGKSFDERNQRHMRAFFQGFPIWNAVRTELSWTHYRNILHLDNELPTHHPSPLKLNQCD
- a CDS encoding ATP-binding protein, with amino-acid sequence MPALREALLNAVVHRSYTNPNDIQIKIFDDSITVFSPGIFYGGISVADIQTDNYKSSLRNKLIAEAFYLTNNIEKYGSGFIRIRKALRDYPEVSLEIREIGAGVDLTFKQIGSHGEPQQKGGLAAVAIESSVESSIESSVESSVESSVEILDLIARKPHVTAKELAQLFGVTPRAIEKQIAKLKREGWLIRVGPNKGGHWQVQKIDK
- the cysC gene encoding adenylyl-sulfate kinase — encoded protein: MSDKTHHRFLASLSLLPPTSTNVVWHHATVTRMRREAQNGHRGAIIWLTGLSGSGKSTLAHAVEESLRQRGCTTSVLDGDNVRHGLCGDLGFSAKDRRENIRRIGEVAKLFMEAGVIVFTAFFSPYRAYRERVRSRSSEKQQTVHLPIKNEKYEPPCDYHEPTRTHQSI
- the rfbC gene encoding dTDP-4-dehydrorhamnose 3,5-epimerase; the protein is MHCTPTTIPEVLLIEPKVFGDDRGFFFESFNRRQFAEITGRDVDFVQDNHSRSVKNVLRGLHYQIQQPQGKLMRVVQGAVFDVAVDIRKSSPTFGQHVGMELSAENKRMFWVPEGFAHGFVVLSETAEFLYKTTDYWAPEFERSIIWNDPAINIQWPLLGAPILSAKDQQAKPLAEAEHFA
- a CDS encoding nucleotidyltransferase domain-containing protein; translation: MRLSQKTQQIIRDTVQEIFGVDAEVKLFGSRVNDAARGGDIDLLVELPSITAEVERKTMQLIARLQLRIGDQPIDVLVLDPSTPRQSIHEQASLTGIRL
- a CDS encoding nucleotidyltransferase family protein; translated protein: MRLTKAQIDTIRKATSQSFGENALVWLFGSRVDDAKRGGDVDLYIEATHPATLMTELRCKIALEDSLDLSVDLVVKEPGKDKPIYNLAKTQGVRL
- the cysC gene encoding adenylyl-sulfate kinase; protein product: MPPDLKPQPVATNIVWHHATVTRARREAQNGHRGAIIWFTGLSGSGKSTLAHAVEESLHQCGCRTFVLDGDNVRHGLCGDLGFSAQDRQENIRRIGEMAKLFMETGVIVLTAFISPCRADRERVRGMVKTGDFIEIYCNTPIEICETRDIKGLYKKARAGEIAEFTGVSAPYEAPETPEIIVNSGTEKLDACVQQVIGELIQRDILTPVHPLLTINSTLISQ
- a CDS encoding ABC transporter permease; the encoded protein is MNTNTKVSTFLFELYGSRNVLSQLVSQQLILRYRRTALGYLWTLINPLLMMSVMALVFATLFKADLKTFAVFLFAGMIPWNFFSSVVTQSGTSFINNEGLIKKIYLPKAIFPLSIAFALLIDSGLSFLALFVIILTIGGSLSWAVLFIPVAFLLLFFFALGIGLIMSIATVFFRDLQHVILIAMQGLFFLTPILYKHNALAGKVGWLVGLNPVVPFIELFRAPLSQAVLPGIGIILQATVISFSAMAIGLFVFLRQQKKIVFRL
- a CDS encoding AbrB/MazE/SpoVT family DNA-binding domain-containing protein, with translation MEFARVTAKGQATIPRRIREAAHIREGDMLAFELDSNNRITIKRIESSVDTELAALQETLSEWNSPQDEEAWRDL
- a CDS encoding HI0074 family nucleotidyltransferase substrate-binding subunit; the protein is MDIRIKTFQEATNTFTFLARLGLAELKQKLGDERLVDGMQNGRAQKFEYTTELCWKAIKFFLKEKEGMDEASPKKIIKAYYLAGYASEDDYLLLLAAVDDRNRLSHIYDTETFNNILARLPGYAALFERISAQLISGR